The genomic interval ATTTTAGAAGAGTTTTTTAAAACACCACCTACTTTAAAAGAAGTTAGTGACTTTATGGGAAGTTCACATCAAAATGTAAAGCAAATAGTAACTAAATTAGTTAATAAAGAATTTATGACAATTGAAAAAGATAAAGATGATAAAAGAGCTTTAAGATTATCATTAACAGATAAGTGCGACCAATTTTGGGGTGGACGTAAAGAAATTGATTTAGAGTTTTTCGAAAATTTATTTTCTTCGTTTACAGAAGAAGAAATTGATTTATTTTATAGCTTCATTAATAAGTTGTATGATAAAGTTAAAAGTTTATAATAATTATTACGATTATTAGTATTTGTTTTGTTAATGATTATGGAATTAATTAAAACTAAATAAAAGATTCATATTTTACTCCTATTTTTTTAACATTTAAATATGGTTATATTGTAACTTATGTTTTATTTATAATTTATAATTAAATAATCCAAATATAATATTAATAAAAGATAATTGGAGATAAATAAAAATTAAGTAAGTGGTAAAACAAAAAATCTATTATCAAAAATGAATAATAGATTTTTTGTTAGTTGTTATAGTTAATCTTCAATTTTTCTAATTGCTTTGATGCGATATGCAATTGGTGGATGAGAATATTTCATTGTAACATATATAGGA from Mycoplasmatota bacterium carries:
- a CDS encoding MarR family transcriptional regulator, with product MKSLDTLGKKTYIFGYLFLLSNKLQAVIDRDFSKYDLTAKQWFLMIILEEFFKTPPTLKEVSDFMGSSHQNVKQIVTKLVNKEFMTIEKDKDDKRALRLSLTDKCDQFWGGRKEIDLEFFENLFSSFTEEEIDLFYSFINKLYDKVKSL